One Erysipelothrix amsterdamensis DNA window includes the following coding sequences:
- the rpmA gene encoding 50S ribosomal protein L27, giving the protein MKFVLDIQLFASKKGVGSTKNGRDSHSKRLGSKRADGEFCTAGSILYRQRGTKIHPGVNVGRGGDDTLFAKVDGVVKFERISKTRKCVSVYPVA; this is encoded by the coding sequence ATGAAATTCGTATTAGATATCCAATTATTTGCTTCTAAAAAAGGTGTTGGTTCGACAAAAAACGGTCGTGACTCACACTCAAAACGTTTAGGCTCAAAGCGCGCAGATGGTGAATTCTGTACAGCAGGTTCAATCTTATACCGCCAACGTGGTACAAAGATTCATCCAGGTGTTAACGTAGGCCGTGGTGGCGACGACACTTTATTCGCTAAAGTGGATGGTGTTGTTAAATTCGAACGCATTAGCAAAACTCGCAAATGTGTTTCAGTTTATCCAGTAGCTTAA